In Tautonia marina, the sequence AAAGACGGATTCCCAACCGACCTGATTCCCTCGCTCAATGCCGAACGTGAGCCCAGGAAGCCATAATTTTAGCGCGCCCGGCAGGATTCGAACCTGCGACCAGCGGTTTAGAAGACCGCTGCTCTATCCAGCTGAGCTACGGGCGCTCTCGTCGGGGAGTGGTCGACGGGGGTCGAGATCATTGAGTTTGGGATGATGGTCAGTACGCCCGGCAGGATTCGAACCTGCGGCCTGCGGTTTAGGAAACCGCCGCTCTATCCTCCTGAGCTACGGGCGCATCGGCTTGTGCAATCAGACTCGATTCTCCGGCTTCGAGGATCGGCTGTCAACGGATCGGACACGTTCACGCAGGAAGGAGGTTCGGAAGCGGTCGGAACCCTTGACCGTCGCCGGGAAGCTCAGGATGCTTTTCGGTTGGGCCTCGGACCGAGGATGGCACGAAGCGCAATGGAGGGCCGGTCGTGGCCGGTCGGTTCTGAATGATCGAGCATCGAGTGGCGGTCGTGACTGGAGGAGGGCGGGGAATTGGCCGGGGGATTGTCGAGGCATTGGCCGCCGCGGGGATGGCCGTGGTGGTCAACTACCGATCAGACGCCTCCTCGGCGCAGGCCGTCTGTCAATCGGCCGAGCAACTGGGATCGCCCCGAACCCTTGCGGTTCAGGCCGACGTGGCCGACCTGGAGCAGGGGCGAGCCTTGATCGACCAGACGCTCGAAACCTTCGGCCGGATCGATCTGCTGGTCAATAACGCGGGAGTCGCCCCCTTGCAACGGGCCGACCTGCTGGAGACAACCCCCGAGAGCTGGGACCGTGTGCTCGGGATCAATCTTCGGGGGCCGTTCTTCCTGTCGCAATATGCCGCTCGGGCCATGATCGGGCGTAAGGACACCTGGGGGCCGCTGGCTCCGACGATCGTGTTCGTGACCTCGGTTTCGAGTCGCTTTGCCAGTACCAACCGCGCGGAGTACTGCGTCTCGAAGGCTGGGGTGAGCATGGTCGCTCAACTCTTTGCCGTCGGCTTGGCGGAGCAGGGGATCCGGGTCTTCGAAGTGCGGCCGGGGATCATCGCCACCGACATGACCGCAGGAGTCCGAGAGGCTTACGATCAGCGGATTGCCGAGGGGCTGAGCCCAATCCGGCGCTGGGGAACGCCCGAGGACGTCGGCCGAGCGGTGTCGGGGCTGGCCTCCGGGGCCTTCGAGTTCTCGACAGGCCAGATCCTCTGGGTCGATGGAGGGCTTCACCTCAATCGGCTCTGAACCTAGCCCGAAGTTTGCCGAGAAACGTTCGAACGCTAGAATAAAAGATGGTGAGGGCGACCCTGGGCGTTCTGACCGCGCGCGTCTCCAGGCTTTGGGGACAGGTCTGCTCCCCATTTCTCGCAATCGAGGACGGGACCGCGGCCTTATGGATGAGCCACTCCCCACGTCGACGTCGACCCAGCCCGTCACCCGACTGGGCAGCTATCGACTCGTCGCGCCGCTTGGCTCGGGGGGGATGAGTTCGGTCTTTCGAGCGGTTCACGACAGTAGCGGCTATGAGGTTGCGCTCAAGGTCCTGCCACGCTATCTGGCCAAGAACCCGACCCTCTTGC encodes:
- a CDS encoding 3-ketoacyl-ACP reductase codes for the protein MIEHRVAVVTGGGRGIGRGIVEALAAAGMAVVVNYRSDASSAQAVCQSAEQLGSPRTLAVQADVADLEQGRALIDQTLETFGRIDLLVNNAGVAPLQRADLLETTPESWDRVLGINLRGPFFLSQYAARAMIGRKDTWGPLAPTIVFVTSVSSRFASTNRAEYCVSKAGVSMVAQLFAVGLAEQGIRVFEVRPGIIATDMTAGVREAYDQRIAEGLSPIRRWGTPEDVGRAVSGLASGAFEFSTGQILWVDGGLHLNRL